The Callithrix jacchus isolate 240 chromosome 20, calJac240_pri, whole genome shotgun sequence genome has a window encoding:
- the PDPR gene encoding pyruvate dehydrogenase phosphatase regulatory subunit, mitochondrial isoform X3: MVHGYPSENVWELDLKRFGALQSSRTFLRHRVMEVMPLIYDLKVPRWDFQTGRQLRTSPLYDRLDAQGARWMEKHGFERPKYFVPPDKDLLALEQSKTFYKPDWFDIVESEVKCCKEAVCVIDMSSFTKFEITSTGDQALEVLQYLFSNDLDVPVGHIVHTGMLNEVGGYENDCSIARLSKRSFFMISPTDQQVHCWAWLKKHMPKDSNLLLEDVTWKYTALNLIGPRAVDVLSELSYAPMTPDHFPSLFCKEMSVGYANGIRVMSMTHTGEPGFMLYIPIEYALHVYNEVMNVGQKYGIRNAGYYALRSLRIEKFFAFWGQDINNLTTPLECGRESRVKLEKGMDFIGRDALLQQKQNGVYKRFTMFILDDHDTDLDLWPWWGEPIYRNGQYVGKTTSSAYSYSLERHVCLGFVHNFSEDTGEEQVVTADFINRGEYEIDIAGYRFQAKAKLYPVASLFTHKRRKDDMELSDLHGK, encoded by the exons ATGGTACATGGTTATCCTTCAGAAAACGTTTGGGAATTGGACCTGAAACGTTTTGGAGCCCTCCAGAGCAGCCGCACCTTTCTGCGCCACCGGGTCATGGAAGTCATGC CTTTGATATATGATCTGAAGGTTCCCCGCTGGGACTTCCAGACCGGTAGGCAGTTGCGCACTTCTCCTCTCTATGACCGGCTGGATGCACAGGGAGCCAGGTGGATGGAGAAACATGGATTTGAGAGGCCGAAGTACTTTGTTCCCCCTGACAAGG ACCTCCTGGCATTggagcagagcaagactttctaTAAGCCAGACTGGTTTGACATCGTGGAGTCTGAAGTCAAGTGCTGTAAGGAAGCTGTGTGTGTCATTGACATGTCCTCTTTCACAAAATTTGAGATAACA TCCACTGGGGATCAGGCATTAGAAGTTCTACAGTACCTCTTCTCCAATGACCTGGATGTGCCTGTGGGCCACATTGTTCATACCGGCATGCTCAACGAAGTTGGAGGGTATGAAAATGACTGCAGCATAGCACGACTGAGCAAGCGCAG tttcttcatgatCTCTCCAACTGACCAGCAGGTCCACTGTTGGGCCTGGCTCAAGAAACACATGCCAAAAGACAGCAACCTGCTCCTGGAGGATGTCACCTGGAAGTACACAG CCCTCAATCTTATTGGCCCTCGAGCTGTGGATGTGCTGTCCGAGTTATCCTATGCCCCTATGACTCCAGACCACTTCCCAAGTCTCTTTTGCAAG GAGATGAGTGTGGGCTATGCAAATGGGATCCGTGTGATGAGCATGACACACACAGGAGAGCCAGGATTCATGCTGTACATCCCCATAGAG TATGCCCTGCATGTATACAATGAAGTGATGAATGTTGGGCAGAAATATGGAATCCGGAATGCTGGATATTATGCTCTTCGAAGTCTCCGAATTGAGAAGTTTTTTGCCTTCTGGGGTCAGGATATAAATAACCTCACCACGCCCCTGGAATGTGGACGAGAGTCTCGGGTGAAATTAGAGAAG GGCATGGATTTCATTGGTCGCGATGCCCTCCTGCAGCAGAAGCAGAATGGAGTGTATAAACGCTTCACCATGTTCATCCTGGATGACCATGACACAGACCTAGACCTTTGGCCTTGGTGGGGAGAGCCCATTTACCGGAATGGGCAGTATGTTGGCAAGACGACCAGCAGTGCCTACAGCTACAGCCTTGAGCGCCATGTTTGCCTGGGCTTTGTGCACAATTTTTCTGAGGACACGGGGGAAGAGCAGGTGGTGACAGCGGATTTCATCAACCGGGGAGAGTATGAGATTGACATTGCAGGATACCGCTTCCAGGCCAAAGCCAAGCTCTACCCTGTCGCCTCCCTCTTCACCCACAAGCGCCGAAAGGATGACATGGAGCTGAGTGACTTACATGGGAAGTGA